A portion of the Bubalus kerabau isolate K-KA32 ecotype Philippines breed swamp buffalo chromosome 1, PCC_UOA_SB_1v2, whole genome shotgun sequence genome contains these proteins:
- the LOC129641405 gene encoding taste receptor type 2 member 10-like: MLNIVEGLLIYVAVSESVLGVLGNGFIGVVSCVDCVKSKKVSTVSLILTGLASSRFCLIWMIITDAYIRMFFPDIYLSGNISQYIVYLWIIMNQSSIWFATSLSIFYFLKIANYSHCIFLWLKCHINRVLLLFMGSLLISWLFAFPSIAKPSTNNIMKNRSTTWLITMHKSEYLTNQILLNIGVILVFVLCLITCFLLITSLWRHNRKMRLNATGFRDPSTEAHIKAMKILVSFVILFILYFVGTAIQISGSSTMPENKLLFIIGLTTRLLYPWGHSLILMLGNRKLKQDSLRVLKPLKCWEKEKLLRIP; encoded by the coding sequence ATGCTGAATATAGTGGAAGGCCTCCTCATTTATGTAGCAGTCAGTGAATCAGTATTGGGGGTCTTAGGGAATGGATTTATTGGAGTTGTAAGCTGCGTTGACTGTGTGAAAAGCAAGAAGGTCTCTACTGTCAGCCTTATTCTCACTGGCTTAGCCTCTTCCAGATTTTGCCTGATATGGATGATAATTACAGATGCATATATAAGGatgttttttccagatatatatttGTCTGGTAATATTAGTCAATATATAGTTTACTTATGGATAATTATGAATCAATCAAGTATCTGGTTTGCCACCAGCCTCAGCATCTTCTATTTCCTGAAGATAGCCAATTATTCCCACTGCATTTTTCTCTGGCTGAAGTGTCACATCAACAGGGTTCTTCTCCTTTTCATGGGGTCCTTGCTTATTTCATGGTTATTTGCTTTTCCAAGCATTGCAAAGCCTAGTACTAATAATATTATGAAGAACAGAAGCACAACCTGGCTGATCACCATGCATAAAAGTGAATACTTGACAAATCAGATTCTGCTCAATATTGGAGTCATTCTTGTCTTTGTACTATGCCTGATTACATGTTTCTTATTAATCACTTCCCTTTGGAGACACAACAGAAAGATGCGATTGAATGCCACAGGATTCAGAGATCCCAGCACTGAAGCACATATCAAAGCAATGAAGATTTTGGTGTCTTTTGTCATCCTCTTTATCTTGTATTTTGTAGGCACTGCCATACAAATATCAGGTAGTAGTACTATGCCTGAAAACAAACTGCTGTTCATTATTGGTCTAacaaccagactcctctatccctGGGGACACTCATTGATTCTAATGCTAGGAAACAGGAAGCTGAAGCAAGACTCTTTGAGGGTACTGAAGCCATTAAAGTGCTGGGAAAAAGAGAAACTTCTTAGAATTCCATGA